From the Leptolyngbya sp. O-77 genome, one window contains:
- a CDS encoding ATP-dependent RecD-like DNA helicase: MTPTPSSKDKDIANSLPGIRLSRPQRKALRELEKFAQSSEKLYLLTGYAGTGKTTLLQALIRRLRDKGDRRRIVFTAFSNKATKVLERMADEWQLEIDCMTCCKLLGLRPEIDSVSGKQVFRPDRDSENHFDRYHLVVVDEASMINAEMWGLLTNAVNSLLSQTQILFVGDIAQLPPIGEPESLVFSQIHHRSDLTEVVRYGGAIALLAESIRNNLTRRDLPAFETDANGDRTEGVIVTRRMDWERLLIRAFQSESYQADPDYVRALAYTNQRVRELNHKIRRAIHGDKTPRFVKGDRLVANTPYIVGDAVILQTSSECEVLSVDEADEGDWHVWRLHVLTDDGKNRSLSVLHELSQGQYTRLLNAYAQDKRWSEFWQLKSAFADVHYAYCLTIHKSQGSTFQNVFVDVPNALINRNIRERNQLLYVAVTRAAQRLFLFQ, translated from the coding sequence ATGACCCCTACTCCCTCTTCCAAGGATAAGGACATCGCCAACTCGCTGCCCGGAATCCGGCTCAGCCGTCCGCAGCGCAAAGCCCTGCGAGAGCTAGAGAAATTTGCCCAGAGCAGCGAAAAACTGTATCTGCTGACGGGCTACGCGGGCACAGGCAAAACCACGCTGCTGCAAGCGCTGATCCGCCGCCTGCGCGACAAGGGCGATCGCCGCCGTATCGTGTTCACTGCCTTTAGCAACAAAGCCACCAAAGTTCTGGAACGCATGGCCGACGAGTGGCAGCTCGAAATCGACTGTATGACCTGCTGCAAGCTGCTGGGGCTGCGGCCAGAAATCGACTCGGTTTCAGGAAAGCAAGTCTTCAGACCCGACCGCGACAGCGAAAACCACTTTGATCGCTATCACCTCGTCGTGGTGGACGAAGCCTCGATGATCAACGCAGAAATGTGGGGACTGCTCACCAACGCCGTCAACAGCCTCCTCAGCCAAACGCAGATTCTATTCGTCGGCGATATCGCCCAACTGCCGCCGATTGGCGAGCCGGAATCCCTGGTCTTCAGCCAGATTCACCACCGCTCGGATCTGACCGAAGTGGTGCGCTATGGCGGGGCGATCGCCCTCCTGGCCGAATCCATCCGCAATAATCTCACCCGGCGAGACCTGCCCGCGTTTGAAACGGATGCGAATGGCGATCGCACCGAAGGCGTGATCGTCACCCGCCGCATGGACTGGGAACGCCTACTGATCCGCGCCTTCCAGAGCGAGTCCTATCAAGCAGACCCCGATTACGTCCGCGCCCTCGCCTACACCAACCAGCGCGTCCGGGAGCTAAACCACAAGATCCGCCGCGCCATCCACGGAGACAAAACGCCGCGCTTTGTGAAGGGCGATCGCCTCGTCGCCAACACCCCTTACATCGTCGGCGATGCCGTAATTCTGCAAACCTCCAGCGAGTGCGAAGTGCTGTCAGTAGACGAGGCCGACGAGGGCGACTGGCACGTTTGGCGGCTGCATGTCCTAACGGACGATGGCAAAAACCGCAGCCTCAGCGTCCTCCACGAACTCAGCCAGGGGCAATACACTCGCCTGCTTAACGCCTACGCCCAAGACAAGCGCTGGAGCGAGTTTTGGCAGCTCAAAAGCGCCTTTGCCGATGTCCACTATGCCTACTGCCTGACGATTCACAAGTCCCAGGGATCTACGTTCCAAAACGTATTCGTAGACGTGCCCAACGCCCTGATCAACCGAAATATCCGCGAACGCAACCAGCTCCTCTATGTCGCCGTCACCCGCGCCGCCCAGCGCCTCTTCCTGTTTCAATAA